One genomic segment of Hymenobacter psoromatis includes these proteins:
- the infA gene encoding translation initiation factor IF-1 has protein sequence MAKQASIEQDGTILEALSNAMFRVELENGHQLIAHISGKMRMHYIKILPGDKVKLEMSPYDLSKGRIKYRYK, from the coding sequence CAAACAAGCCTCTATCGAGCAGGACGGTACCATCCTCGAAGCCCTGTCCAACGCCATGTTTCGCGTGGAATTGGAAAATGGACACCAGTTGATTGCCCACATCTCGGGCAAGATGCGGATGCACTACATCAAGATTCTGCCCGGCGACAAGGTGAAGCTCGAAATGTCGCCCTACGACTTATCAAAGGGGCGGATTAAGTATCGTTACAAGTAA
- the rpmJ gene encoding 50S ribosomal protein L36 has protein sequence MKVKTSVKKRSVDCKIIRRNGKLYVINKKNPRFKQRQG, from the coding sequence ATGAAAGTAAAAACCTCGGTGAAGAAACGTAGTGTTGATTGCAAAATCATCCGTCGCAACGGTAAGCTCTACGTTATCAACAAGAAGAACCCCCGCTTCAAGCAGCGTCAGGGCTAA